The proteins below are encoded in one region of Girardinichthys multiradiatus isolate DD_20200921_A chromosome 19, DD_fGirMul_XY1, whole genome shotgun sequence:
- the LOC124855663 gene encoding vacuolar protein 8-like: protein MASDHCDSCSRLLRDFAERLRRVWGEFEYKLKDVFRGIVQCTCFGNAPERGTAQDLSSLQLMYDDKSQVFNQRSLQALNRLAASQNADLQMTAAIYYSHISHHLNSPLPDAFLVPVMALLLSSDLDVQKTTSFTLVNLLVKNNVCKESVIEMGMLVPLLELFQSGDPTAQCHSCACVAMLASSELSRDAILVDGIIPLLALAKSYDPAVQQNAAWALLHLTQSDCSRRILCQAGAIPVLSLLLQCSNSEVQFYSCTALCNIAAIQEHHPELLSIGAHLSKSLLTLMSSSVQKNSAQACRCLQSLSKNVWVQEQLMDCSCVLPLKALLKSLNAAWIESALTLMCMLSAHPPNCDILINEGLLREIGQLLHHPRSNSVLISLSCKIITDLCGACMDEQAVTESLCLSGLLRGLLSPSLSDETLLHVTLCLHHLMTWDGLRTKLSSSVTPEQVWRLVELSGQMRNSQLSYNSAAIIHMFKLTEDFLPLLRPHYGAVSKYLLLFLKTRDVKFQQLGISTIVKLKNDGEFSTAMTNGELEARLWNIHEQTEEMRQLLQMIQPPSPSPGQPFH, encoded by the exons ATGGCCTCGGACCATTGTGACAGTTGCTCCCGATTGCTCCGGGACTTCGCTGAACGTCTGAGGAGAGTTTGGGGAGAGTTCGAGTACAAACTCAAGGACGTTTTTAGAGGAATTGTTCAGTGCACCTGCTTTGGGAATGCACCTGAGAGGGGGACGGCTCAGGATTTATCGTCATTGCAGCTCATGTATG ATGATAAAAGTCAGGTTTTCAATCAGAGAAGCCTCCAAGCACTGAACCGACTTGCAGCATCTCAAAATGCTGATCTGCAAATGACCGCAGCCATCTATTACTCACACATCAGTCATCACT tgaATTCTCCCTTACCAGATGCCTTCTTGGTACCAGTAATGGCTCTTCTCTTGTCCTCTGACCTGGATGTGCAAAAGACTACTTCCTTCACCCTGGTCAATCTATTAGTGAAGAATAATG TGTGTAAGGAGTCAGTGATCGAGATGGGGATGTTGGTGCCGCTGTTGGAGTTATTCCAGTCTGGTGATCCTACTGCTCAGTGTCACTCCTGTGCCTGTGTTGCCATGCTGGCCTCCTCAG AATTAAGCAGAGATGCTATTTTGGTGGATGGAATCATACCTCTGTTGGCTTTGGCAAAGTCTTACGATCCAGCGGTCCAACAGAACGCAGCATGGGCTCTTCTACATCTCACCCAGTCag ATTGTTCGAGAAGGATTCTATGTCAAGCAGGGGCCATCCCTGTTTTATCTCTTCTTCTGCAGTGCTCCAATTCAGAAGTTCAGTTCTACAGCTGCACGGCTCTTTGCAACATTGCTGCTATTCAAGAACATCATCCAGAGTTGCTCAGCATCGGGGCTCATTTGTCTAAGTCGCTTTTGACACTGATGTCTTCCTCGGTGCAAAAG AATTCAGCTCAAGCTTGCAGATGCCTTCAAAGTCTGTCAAAGAACG TTTGGGTCCAGGAACAGCTCATGGACTGTAGCTGTGTGTTGCCTCTGAAGGCCCTCCTTAAAAGTTTGAATGCTGCATGGATAGAGTCAGCCTTAACACTGATGTGTATGCTGTCTGCACACCCACCAAATTGT GATATCCTCATAAATGAAGGACTGTTGAGGGAAATCGGTCAGCTGCTTCATCATCCTAGATCAAATTCTGTTCTGATCTCACTAAGTTGCAAGATCATTACTGACCTCTGTGGTGCCTGCATGGATGAGCAG GCTGTGACAGAAAGCCTGTGCTTATCAGGGCTGCTCAGAGGTCTTCTGTCTCCATCCCTGTCAGATGAGACGTTGCTACATGTGACATTGTGTTTACATCACCTGATGACCTGGG ATGGGCTGAGGACTAAGTTGTCCTCCTCAGTTACACCAGAGCAGGTTTGGAGACTGGTTGAGCTTTCTGGACAAATGAGAAATTCCCAGTTGTCATATAACTCTGCAGCCATCATTCACATGTTTAAATTGACGG AAGATTTCCTCCCGTTGCTAAGGCCTCACTACGGTGCAGTGTCTAAGTATCTGTTGCTGTTCCTCAAAACGAGAGATGTTAAATTCCAGCAGCTTGGCATTTCTACTATAGTCAAACTCAAGAATG ATGGAGAGTTTTCAACAGCAATGACTAACGGTGAGCTGGAGGCTCGCCTCTGGAACATACATGAGCAGACAGAGGAGATGAGACAGCTGCTGCAAATGATTCAGCCTCCTTCTCCATCTCCTGGTCAACCCTTCCATTGA